The following proteins come from a genomic window of Maniola jurtina chromosome 15, ilManJurt1.1, whole genome shotgun sequence:
- the LOC123872737 gene encoding calmodulin-binding transcription activator 2 isoform X1, with product MLLYSRKKVRYRRDGYCWKKRKDGKTTREDHMKLKVQGTECIYGCYVHSAILPTFHRRCYWLLQNPDIVLVHYLNVPYPDDNKLATVAPSLALWADKKEWTKDELVSQLKPMFFSEDEPDLNSDLEISGKMFQTTETVEAIVGQLMEKQRAARAAALARQLECGCPDSTCQDSRTCAHPLRRIQTAKPPASDHHVSSTTGPSPRPMAQPPRQYTRDHRQTTQSSPLLLSLGQIQGGGGLLILNGTSNSSQQHSSLVSPLSVTSFVCEEPRDRYRQQYKPTFVLKREIPDSQQNTHMNNTEPTYEVERVEEKVEVDTFDRKIKLEPRSRNHIVASAPTTPSRYPDLVERLESKLHTEHCDDTLVLLGTDGHLESSSGFFDETLELSHEDIQKTLSANMPTCELDRSAVRSTETANVMVSGIDTMDFIESCEAVASPTHVVDDNVFVNLDAFDMLGDFPELEVLDPSTISTNPILLCGNSPPAEEGNDKMQTDSPGEGTLSITDYSPEWAYPEGGVKVLVAGPWTDTSDQYTILFDNFPVPSILVQNGLLRCYCPAHEAGLAALQVARGGRVVSDTVVFEYKAGPVLAPSSPASAPLPSLDFRRFSLLQRLQRLHGRLQLKIEPLDDNSQIEDVQLYSNPKFEDRLVTFCHSLSSRSFGNSEGFTTEPGEDSSTILHLAAALGYTKLTTVLLRWRQDDNSLALEKEVNLGARDSDNCTPLMVASVEGHVETAVVLARWSAGTRREAGARAAAATARRAGHSRLAAILDRIHPPTGDGVFRRPHSLSQKSRSGSLESNLVKRPSIDSGINMADAFRSSSAIDKSETSSARWERSMSLPLDSDTSEDSLGDSKIGRRMDLALCETAARRAASPLIDVEAISEPPSPAPDPPAAGEQDDRVFTLAEQIIAAMPERIKNESSSLLNGCDLDSGAGGSEDTLMVPLLDDTTTFSSEFSFEFCDNTYRYCGGSTPCSSGSVSPGSALSPPPASPRNALPTSSATLQEFLNTTTHFSSLTLNDREQRELYSAAITIQKAYRQYRGRQLQRRAAAAAITIQNCYRRYKQFAYLKQMHAAATVIQRGYRMLRERRLATTPIKRTYSQRRQNQAARKIQQFMRQSKINTWEEFTTNVTERTSRKREGGPALPGCPPKLVAAHHQYTTHA from the exons TGCATCTACGGCTGCTACGTCCACTCCGCCATCCTGCCGACCTTCCACCGAAGATGTTACTGGCTTTTAcag AACCCTGACATCGTGCTGGTCCACTACCTGAACGTGCCATACCCAGATGACAACAAGCTGGCGACGGTGGCGCCCAGCCTCGCGCTGTGGGCTGACAAGAAGGAGTGGACGAAGGATGAACTCGTTAGCCAGTTGAAGCCTATGT TCTTCAGTGAAGATGAGCCAGATCTTAACAGCGACTTGGAAATTTCG GGGAAAATGTTTCAGACGACGGAGACGGTGGAAGCAATTGTCGGTCAACTCATGGAGAAGCAACGAGCTGCCAGAGCGGCAGCGTTAGCGAGGCAGTTGGAGTGTGGATGCCCTGACTCCACCTGTCAGGATTCCAGGACATGTGCTCACCCGTTACGACGTATCCAAACCGCCAAACCACCTGCTTCTGATCACCACGTGTCGTCCACCACAGGCCCGTCTCCGAGACCCATGGCGCAACCACCACGACAGTACACGAGAGACCATCGGCAAACCACACAGTCGTCACCTTTACTCCTCTCTTTAGGACAAATACAAGGAGGTGGAGGTTTACTTATTCTGAACGGTACTAGCAATAGTTCGCAACAACATTCTTCCTTAGTGTCACCACTATCAGTAACGTCGTTCGTCTGCGAAGAGCCAAGAGACAGGTACCGGCAACAGTATAAACCGACGTTTGTTCTAAAAAGGGAGATACCAGATAGTCAGCAGAACACGCATATGAATAACACAGAGCCGACGTATGAAGTAGAAAGGGTGGAAGAGAAAGTTGAAGTCGATACTTTTGAtaggaaaataaaattggagCCAAGGAGTCGGAACCACATAGTTGCGAGTGCGCCCACGACGCCATCCCGGTATCCAGATTTGGTGGAACGATTAGAGAGTAAACTTCATACAGAACATTGTGATGATACATTAGTTTTATTAGGAACCGATGGCCATTTAGAATCTTCTAGTGGGTTCTTTGATGAAACGCTGGAACTATCTCATGAGGATATTCAGAAAACTTTGTCGGCGAATATGCCGACGTGTGAACTAGATAGAAGTGCTGTGCGGTCAACTGAGACGGCCAATGTGATGGTTTCAGGAATAGATACAATGGACTTTATAGAAAGTTGTGAAGCAGTAGCATCGCCTACTCACGTAGTTGATGATAATGTGTTCGTTAATTTGGACGCTTTTGATATGCTTGGTGATTTTCCTGAACTGGAAGTGTTAGATCCTAGTACTATATCAACGAATCCTATA CTTTTATGTGGTAATTCACCGCCTGCTGAAGAGGGAAACGACAAGATGCAAACAGATAGTCCAGGTGAAGGCACCCTGAGTATTACGGACTATTCGCCGGAGTGGGCGTATCCTGAAGGTGGCGTGAAGGTGTTAGTGGCTGGACCTTGGACGGATACGTCGGATCAGTACACGATTCTATTTGATAATTTTCCGGTGCCCTCAATATTAGTACAGAACGGTCTTCTTAGGTGTTACTGTCCAG CTCATGAAGCAGGTCTTGCAGCATTACAAGTAGCTAGAGGAGGTCGCGTAGTATCTGACACGGTTGTGTTTGAATACAAAGCCGGCCCGGTCTTAGCACCGTCATCACCCGCGTCTGCGCCGCTGCCGTCGCTGGATTTTAGGAGGTTCTCGCTTTTGCAGCGGCTGCAGCGGCTGCATGGTCGACTGCAATTGAAGATTGAGCCGCTGGATGATAATAGCCAG ATTGAAGACGTGCAACTGTACTCAAATCCAAAATTCGAAGATCGCTTGGTGACGTTTTGCCATTCCCTAAGCTCACGATCCTTTGGCAACTCTGAAGGTTTCACCACAGAACCTGGTGAAGATAGCTCAACAATTCTTCACTTAGCTGCAGCGTTGGGATATACGAAGCTTACTACTGTTTTATTGCGATGGAGGCAAGATGACAACAGCTTAGCGTTAGAGAAGGAGGTTAATTTGGGTGCAAGGGACAGCGATAATTGTACTCCCTTG ATGGTAGCGAGCGTTGAGGGTCACGTGGAGACAGCAGTGGTGTTGGCTCGATGGAGCGCCGGCACGCGGCGCGAGGCAGGCGCGCGCGCAGCCGCCGCGACCGCCCGCCGCGCGGGGCATTCCCGCCTCGCCGCCATCCTCGACCGCATCCATCCGCCCACTGGGGACGGTGTGTTCCGGAGACCTCATAG tttATCCCAAAAGAGCCGGTCGGGCAGCTTGGAGAGTAACCTCGTCAAACGGCCATCCATTGACAGCGGTATCAATATGGCTGATGCGTTTCGATCAAGCTCTGCCATTGACAAGTCTGAAACTTCTTCTGCAAG GTGGGAAAGAAGCATGTCCCTACCCCTTGATTCTGATACGTCAGAAGACAGTCTCGGAGATTCCAAAATTGGGAGACGTATGGACCTTGCTCTCT GCGAGACGGCTGCGAGGCGCGCGGCCAGCCCTCTGATAGACGTCGAGGCCATCTCAGAACCACCGTCGCCCGCGCCCGACCCGCCCGCTGCAG GGGAGCAGGATGACCGGGTGTTCACGTTGGCAGAGCAAATAATCGCTGCTATGCCAGAGAGGATAAAG AACGAAAGCTCGTCTCTTCTAAACGGCTGCGATTTGGACAGCGGTGCCGGTGGCAGCGAAGACACCCTGATGGTACCACTTCTGGACGACACCACCACTTTTAGCAGCGAGTTCAGCTTCGAGTTTTGCGACAACACTTATAG ATATTGCGGTGGATCTACTCCATGCTCATCAGGGTCGGTATCACCTGGATCAGCGTTGTCTCCACCACCAGCGTCGCCAAGAAATGCTCTGCCAACCTCATCTGCAACTCTGCAAGAGTTTTTGAATACTACCACACATTTCTCAAGTCTTACTCTTAATG ATCGTGAGCAACGCGAGCTCTACTCAGCGGCCATAACGATTCAGAAGGCGTACCGGCAGTACCGCGGCCGGCAACTGCAGCGACGCGCCGCGGCTGCTGCCATCACCATACAGAATTGTTACCGAAGATACAAACAG TTCGCATACCTGAAGCAGATGCACGCGGCCGCAACAGTGATCCAACGCGGCTACCGCATGCTGAGAGAGCGTCGTCTTGCCACCACGCCCATCAA